In Chanodichthys erythropterus isolate Z2021 chromosome 20, ASM2448905v1, whole genome shotgun sequence, the genomic stretch AccgattcgaaacaaaagatgcgtaaagcttcgaagcttcatgaagcagtgttttgaaatcggccatcactaaataagtcgttattttgttatttttggcacacgaaaagtattcttgtcgctttataatattaatattgaaccagtgtattcacattatttaaatatgttttcagtacattaatggatcttgagagaggaaatgtcattgctggctatgcaggcctcactgagccatcggatttcatcaaaaatatcttaatttgtgttctgaagatgaacaaaggtcttacaggtgtggaacaacatgagggtgagtaattaatgacataattttcatttttgagtgaactaaccttttaatgcatcatttattctgaataaaagtattaatttctttaaactgagtttcataaaataaaattatatgaaaataaataactgacATATCACCATCATTATAtatgcatttgtgtttttttatttttattttttataaataaatatatattaccaGTACTTCACTATTTACTATTATTGGATCTTTCTCCATTGTTCTGATGCTACAAACAGCGACTGATAAAACGAGGAGAACATACAGAAGAAAAGCGATTACAGTTATGGTCGGTTAAGTCAGTTTTTCTAACCAATAATAAACATCAGCTAAACTACAGTTCACTGTGATGTTGAAGTATTTTACTGTGGTCATTAATGATCAAGCAAGACACAAACCTCTAACTCTATATTTACTCGTATAAACaaaactctagggttcttgactcaattttgaagaacactttatgccaaaaaggttctatatatggagaatgttttaaatgattgcataacACTTTCATGTTTAACCAGTTATTTCAGTTTCTTAttgtgataaagtatgtttagaGGTGCTTAattcttgaaatttaattaaaatgaaacataaatcaaaataaattaattaatccaTATAATTATGccataaaattttatatatgtgcctgacagaaccctttaTGATTCTATTTAGAACCTTTTCTATTGAGGACAGACTTCCTGCTGCTGGAGTACAGAagtgtgttcatgtgtgtgtgtgtgtgtcagtctgCGTCACACAGGAGGTCAGTGCTGTCAGAGCTGCTGAGGACTCCTGGGATACTGGAAAAATCCTCTTTCTGGTTCTCTGGGGAGCTCACGGGTCTCTCGCACTCCTGGAGCATCAAGGGTTTCTTGGCATCTTTACTGGGAGCTGAAGAATGTTTCTCTTCCAGCCAATAAGTCACCATGTCACCTTTACCCTGAGAAAAGTCAATTGTTTCAGTTTTTAacaatgtatttgaaacattgtAACATTGAATTGTAAACATTGTATTTGAAGAACTGTAACACTGTATTTAAATCATTGTAACATTGAATTTGAAACATTGTAACACTGAATTGTAATCAttgtaacatttaaatgatTGTAATATTGAATTTGCAACACTGTAAACATTGTAACATTGTATTTAAATCATTGTAACATTGTATCTGAACCATTGTAACACTGGATTGTAAACATTGTAAAATTGAATTTGCAACACTGTAAACATTGTAACATTGGATTTGAAACATTGTAACATTGAATTTGCAACACTAACATAGTATTTTAAACATTGACATTGTAAACCTTTGAAACACTGTAAACATTGTAACATTGTATTAGAAAAATTGTAACAAGTTTAAAATACAATGTTacaatgtttcaaatacattgtTTAAAGTGTTACAAGGTTTACAGCATTTCAAATagatgttatgttttaaatgcaatctTTCAATGTTTTAAATACAATGTTTACAATGCAACGCATATACGGGGGCTTCGTATTTTCCCAACaaaaattaatgtttaactattacaatatttaaaaaagcttACTAAATTCTGATTATGATTGCATGGCTGTAAGCATCAAAACAGGAGCGCGTCTCACCTTCACCTGTAACACTCCTCTGCAGGTGAGCACATATCCGCCGATCTCCTCCAGCAGGTAAAACGTACTGGAGCTGCACTGGATCTTCAGCGCTACACACAAAACCATCCATTAAACCATGACGAGGAAACAGCACCCTAAAACACACTACAGAGATGCTTTTCTTACCTTCGCTGGTCGACTCCATGCGGGACGCAGTGTTCACCGTGTCTCCAAACAGACAATATCTCGGCATCTTAGTTCCCACAACTCCTGCTACTACTGGACCTGAAGATGCCATCAGAAAGATCCAGTTAAAACCAGACTGAACCACACAAAGATCTCACAACCAATGACTGATCACTGACGTCACAGTAGAgtagttttaaatattttgaatttaagtGTAAATTTGTAGATGTTCATAGTGACAGGATTAACATGGACCTGAGTGTATTCCAGCGCGGATCTGGAGTTGGGTTTGTGGTCTGTGGGGGATTCTGAAGGTCTTGCAGACAGACACCAGGTCCAGAGCCATGCTGGCGATCTCAGACGCATGAAGAATCCCGTTCTCCATCGGGACACCGGACACCACCATATCTGCATTACACAAAATCACAAATATCAATTAACAAACCTCCttcataaattatatttatttacactttTGTTAAAGAAGGTATTAACTACTTTGATCTACTTAAAATGATCATTTACTGTCACATTGACCTTTATTGTGTGgacaaaaagacatttttcagAATATCTTGTATGTTCCACAACAGAAAGAAAGTCACgtaggtttggaatgacacaaaggtaagtaaatgatgacagaatgatctttttgggtgaactgtcctctcttcccagtctgtcagtaacactctgtttagttcctgtctctatgaagcccctccttctgaaaagcacaatgtgctctgattggtcagctggagcagtgtgttgtgattggtgtttgggaaatgccccgccccttaccataaccttCAGTTTCAACACattactaactaactcaacaaGGCCCCACCCCTTTATTTTGATTTAGCTGCGAGTGCAGTTcgtttgcagagagactccgcccacacactcttctgattggctgtgattttggatcgATTtagttgcgagtgcagtgcgtttgcagagagactccgcccacacaccctttattttgtatatgaattatttaaatgaggaatagaagaaaagaaaagaagtgaagaaaactcaagatggAGGCATTatagggagttcagaaacactgacactgatatagagaataactcccgcCTTTTTCATGCttaaacaacaacattacacactaaagacagATGAAGTAGAATAGGACCCCTTTACATGCATCGCCGATGGTTTCCACTTTATAAACATCGTAGTTGTCGATGATTTCATCGAAGGTAGTGTAGAGTTTGTTAAGGAAGTCGACCACCTGGTAAGGAGTGCTAGTGCTGGACAACTGAGTGAATCCCACAATATCACTGAGAAAACAAAGGGAAGACACACAAAGATACAGAAGAATCAGAGTTTGAGTTAACTCAGTTTCTGCACActcacaaatgctttcatcGTAACAGTGCAAACGTGATGTACCTAAGAGATTTGTGgaataaaacgggagttttggtgcgaatccagaactcagtcactgataaactcgctctgtttgattgacagctccagcgattgcaaagggagcgttctttgatcgctttctatatataatttagtcaccaattaaatacagttttagTCAAGTTTGATGAAAAATAATTggtaacaatttacaataagattccattaaatgttagttaatgcattagttaacattactaaaatgaaaagttgtatATGTTAATACTATTTAGAAGACCTGAGCTAACATAAACTAAAAATGAgaagttgtatttttattaaaaaatgttagcgaaaactaataaatgttgtaacaagtgtgttttgtgtgtgagagagaggatgtgtgtgtgtgtgtgtgtgcacatttACCTGAAGAACACGGTGGCACTGACATAACTCTGGGCTTGCATCGGTTTTCCCTGTCGCAGGTCATCAGCTACCTGTTTAGGCAGCatacctgaaacacacacacacacctgctgtAAAACTCACATACACACTGACACACATCACTGAAACACTCATCATCTCACTGCCGTTACAATACTCTTAAAGTTTTAGGATTAGGATCAGGGTTTTAAGAcaattaatattcagtaatattatcGATTTAACTCTGCTGACACTtgggttgcgagtgcagtgctcttgcagagagactccgcccacaagcttttctgattggctatgaTTTTGGATCGATTtagttgcgagtgcagtgctcttgcagagagactccgcccacaagcttttctgattggctataaTTTTGGATCGATTtagttgcgagtgcagtgcccttgcagagagactccgcccacaagATTTCTGATTGGCTATGATTTTGGATCGATTtagttgcgagtgcagtgcccttgcagagagactccgcccacaagATTTCTGATTGGCTATGATTTTGGATCGATTtagttgcgagtgcagtgcccttgcagagagactccgcccacaagATTTCTGATTGGCTATGATTTTGGATCGATTtagttgcgagtgcagtgctcttgcagagagactccgcccacactatCTTCTGATTGGCTATGATTTTGGATCGATTtagttgcgagtgcagtgctcttgcagagagactccgcccacacactcttctgattggctgtgattttcgattgattttgttgtgtcTTGTAGTTGCATGGCATCTGGTGTGGACAGACAAACTGCTTGTCACTAGAATAATTATTGCATAGCGTCTGGTTATTACACAGTGTTACAGCTGAAATTTAATTAACTGAATTGATGAATTGCCTTTACATTTGGTGTCGTAtcagcactatacaaataaaagtgaaatgacttgACTCGATTAATTTTTTACGTCAGATCAATGAATTGTCACGTCATTAGTATTAGATGTGTGTTGTGTAACATTAGTGTTCGTTTACTGTAAAGCAATCTGTCGGTCTTCTGTTTCTCCAGCATCAGATCTTGCGTCCGTTCGCCGACCAGAACCTCCAGATGTTTACTGTACTTCTCCATCTACAAAACAAAATCCAACAAAATCACTTCCTTGGTACCCAGAAGTCAGCTTAACATCCAAAACCCTccggtctgtgtgtgtgtgtgtgtgtgtgtgtgttggactGACCAGCTCCATCATCATGTCGACAGGACTGACTTTGTGCGGGTTGATTTTGTTGACAAACTTGCGGATCTGCTCAAAGGTGGGCCGGTGGGTGGGGTTATGAGCACGGCATCGACGAATCAGCTGATAGCATGAAAACAGGATGAAAGgaagagaaacagagagataCATGGTAAAAATAAGAGGAGGAAAGTTCAAATGGCTGAAAGAActggacattttttttctccccacATTACAACTTAAATTGCATTCAAGCATGTACAGTTGTTGAATTGCAAGGTAAGTCACTTTAGATAAAAAAAACGTTGTTGCAATgtttctctgatgatgtgtttactggcacaagggcggggcaacctgtcactcacatgagaccCACCAACAGCAAACAACAACCATCCAATCatttccccacagacaaaatcaagccccgccctacatttgttcttgttccagaagcttAATCGGTCCTAAAACAgactttattttctttaattaatatatttttccttttggtttgaatgttttCATGAGACTAGTACAGATTTTGGCGGTTCACACACCTCAGCGTATTCAGCAGGGCAGGGGCAGGTGCTGTCGGCTTTTCCCGAAATCAGCTCCGGCAGCGGAGGACACCAGGCACACTCCAGAGAGCCGTCCTCCACCTGACACACATTGGTTttccatattttatatatataatatctaagtggaaaaactattattttaaagcaTCATTCTAAGCTCTGTCTGAAATTATCTGTTTTTAAGGCGCGGCTCCTTTAAGGCGTGTCAGTAAATGCCCAttgttatgattggctaacgtCAATTAATAGGAAACAGTATCAACGCCCACTCAcagctgctgtcagatccaATACAGTTTGCTGCTTCCTCTGtcaacaaaagtttctttgcAAACTCTCCAATACACTGTGCctcatttacaaaataaaatgctccgaacaaacataATCCTCCGACGCGCTCTGGAAcgccagtgtagacagcatcagtcaTTATAATGGCTTCTATTTTCTTTTGACGCGACCCTCACATCCAGTGAAGGCAAATGTCAGCTGTTAAGCGACTGATTGCCAGTGGGTGGGGCTTGTGGTGTGATTATGTATAACTATTGGATATGTTGCTCTGGAGGCGtgaatatgcaaatgtatttgcccATGTGACGTCACAGATTCCGCAACATcctgtttttggagcttgattgattaaatgctttgtttataataagGAGGATGTTTTAAAGGGGACATTTTCCTTGCGCTTTTGACAGGATAGGAGACGATcaggactaaaataacattacccttcaaaggatcctaatgcaggaatatggttatttattttcaacaatgtgaatgtctcagttgagctttatttatttgtgttcggtacatttcactgtggattcttcgGTAAATCAATTGCATTTCGGCATTAtcagacttttacgatatgaacTCGACAGTgatgcaacaacatgtaagtaaccgTGTTAAATCTAATccctgatctgatatgtaatcATTCACAAATGGCCAATTTGGAcaaggatgaaaataatctgttattcaaatggtgattaaattattCAAAGAACGCTCCTTTTACAatcactggagctgtcaatcaaacagagcGAATTTATCAGTTCTGATAAACTCCCATTTTATTCAACGAATCTCTTAGTTACATCAAGTTTGCActgttatgatgaaagcataaTGTGTGCAGAAACTGATAATCAACAATAATCACAACAAACGTTTTCACACATGCTCACCGGCACTGGATCGTTCCGGGTCGCAATCTCCAATAAGATGATTGAATAGCTGCAAATGAAAATCAATGATAATTCGTTATGatcttgtgtgtttgtgaaccTGAAGCCCCATTTAAAGGAAGATGCGTGTTGTTAGCGTGTGCACCTGAACACGTCTCCGGCCAGCGTGGGCTCCTGGCTGCCGCTCTGGGCTTCAGGCGGCGTGTAAACCTCCTTCAGTCTCTGCTGGTACGTGCTGAGCGGCTCCGCGCAGTCCTCGCGCCGGAAAACCCACAGACAGTAATCTGCTCAGACCACAGACACCGAGTTACTGACGGCACAGGTGTGTGTTTGAGCTGTGTGACAGAGACACTCGCCATACCTGTGATCTTACACACCCAGCGGTCGTCGATCACGCAGTTGGCGGACTTCAGTCGTCCGTGGCAGATCTTAAACTGATGCAGATACGACATCCCACGGGCGATATCTGTAGCGAAGGAGAACCTGCAAACACATGCAAACTTGTAATTacttgagtgtgtgtgtgtacatgtgtgtgtgagtgagtgtgtgtgtgagtgtatgaaCCTGAAGCCCCAGTTTAAGGGAATCTCATCATTCAGCAGGACGTCGTTCAGGCTTCCTTTAGGGCAGTACTCTGTTATTATGGCGACGGTGGGAACCTCCACACAACCTCCAAAGAACTTACAGAGGTTCGGATGGTCCAGTTCcctgaaaacaaacacaaacagctGGATCGTACTGATGATCACGAGATGGAGGATGATGTCGTGTTCGTGTCATTCTCACCTGACTTGCTTCACCTCTTGGCGAATCGTCTTCGAGAGGGAAAATGATTTCGTTTTTATTTTCTTGATGGCAACAGTTCGTCCGTCactgaaaaaattaattatattattatatataaaagttttcaacatcaaaaatgtttcttaagcattaaatcatcatatcagaatgatttctgaaggatcatgtgacacaagactggagtaatgatgctgaaaattcagctttgatcactggttataaattacactttactatatattcacattgaaaacagttattttaaacagtaaaagtatttcactatttttactgtatttttgatcaaataaatgcagtcttggtgagcagaagagactttttcAAAAACATCCGACCCCAAACAATGTTCATGTTGTACTCACTAGATGCCGGTCTGTGTGTAGAGTTGTTTGCGTGTCGCGGCGGCGCCCGTGTAGGAGCTCAGGCCCGTCACACAGCTGGCGTTAGAGTCGCTGTGCGCCGCTGGGACGCTCATGATGCTGCCCATGGTCGCCCGAGCAATGTaatctgaacacacacacacacacatcagacactgaaacacacacacacacacacgcacacacgggTTCTCGCTCACCTTGTTTAATCTGACTGAAGTCGATGATCCAGCTCTCATCCCAGAAGAGTTTCTGTTTCTGATATTTAAACCACTGCAAACACacaaatcatcatcatcatcatcatactAACAGTAAATGATTCAATGCATATATAAAATTCCCTTATATATGTGTGGGtcaaagaattttttttgtccaaaggccttaataataataaggaaaacaaagatatgacatccaaagtatgtgaGGTAGTACAATCAAAAAAGAatcaaaaaaaggttttaattatattttgcaaaatataaaggtattttaaaaatgttgaagtgtcaaaaggtcattcggtttaaccgtccaaccattaatttgtgattaaaatattttaaaatgtaataaatgtatgtattttttattctggcatgattttataacatcatatatcaacatagtgcaaaatggtgttaaaattatgaagtcgttgctttgttatgagaaagaatgtccagaaaaatgaatttcattaatGTCATTCAGAGTAACAAAT encodes the following:
- the LOC137008821 gene encoding atrial natriuretic peptide receptor 1; the protein is MSRSLYICVMCFVMCVFGWHDLDNSEYDCWPLDKPDELNMIDCGGLEMAWVLRPPEKVLSGEDFTVIYSVTVRDEFYQWAVDNDIFIHRSITDPAEARRFCEQHECPTNWKDANGENCCIHHANIHSCPMGYMVQNRICGPWIPDDGRIFTHTISTSGTMTQTNWSAKVVLFHEGLTSLIAHIRVGNMQVALEAKSTVLPAIMCGDGVCEEEESCSTCPADCGDCPLSAAVRAAIALTVTFVIISFITSAMWFKYQKQKLFWDESWIIDFSQIKQDYIARATMGSIMSVPAAHSDSNASCVTGLSSYTGAAATRKQLYTQTGIYDGRTVAIKKIKTKSFSLSKTIRQEVKQVRELDHPNLCKFFGGCVEVPTVAIITEYCPKGSLNDVLLNDEIPLNWGFRFSFATDIARGMSYLHQFKICHGRLKSANCVIDDRWVCKITDYCLWVFRREDCAEPLSTYQQRLKEVYTPPEAQSGSQEPTLAGDVFSYSIILLEIATRNDPVPVEDGSLECAWCPPLPELISGKADSTCPCPAEYAELIRRCRAHNPTHRPTFEQIRKFVNKINPHKVSPVDMMMELMEKYSKHLEVLVGERTQDLMLEKQKTDRLLYSMLPKQVADDLRQGKPMQAQSYVSATVFFSDIVGFTQLSSTSTPYQVVDFLNKLYTTFDEIIDNYDVYKVETIGDAYMVVSGVPMENGILHASEIASMALDLVSVCKTFRIPHRPQTQLQIRAGIHSGPVVAGVVGTKMPRYCLFGDTVNTASRMESTSEALKIQCSSSTFYLLEEIGGYVLTCRGVLQVKGKGDMVTYWLEEKHSSAPSKDAKKPLMLQECERPVSSPENQKEDFSSIPGVLSSSDSTDLLCDAD